In Brienomyrus brachyistius isolate T26 unplaced genomic scaffold, BBRACH_0.4 scaffold33, whole genome shotgun sequence, a genomic segment contains:
- the LOC125721409 gene encoding uncharacterized protein LOC125721409: MEGARRRVRMRGGAQRGEEEGRGRGEGGDRGRGLGRGRGEEEGRGRGLGRGRGEGGDRGRGLGRGRGEEEGRGRGLGRGRGEGGDRGRGLGRGRGREELEELTEPEQRRRGPNLTQEIRATLIDHVLNHGLTLMEAGQRVQPNLSRNTVASVIRTFHRENRIEGRGHQGGRGPMFTRAQEAAIVNMIVANNCIRLREIQANIINDDRIFNNIHRVSLSTLARILKKKQVHMKQLYRVPFDRNSERVKHLRSEYVERVLQMDAEQIQHEFIYVDEAGFNLAKTRRRGRNVIGHRAITNVPGQRGGNITLCAAITQNAMEQACDQIDAASVQGWIRHSRRFF, translated from the exons ATGGAAGGAGCTAGAAGAAGAGTGAGAATGAGAGGGGGAGCTcaaagaggagaagaagaag gtagaggaagaggagaaggaggagatagaggaagaggcctaggtagaggaagaggagaagaagaaggtagaggaagaggcctaggtagaggaagaggagaaggaggagatagaggaagaggcctaggtagaggaagaggagaagaagaaggtagaggaagaggcctaggtagaggaagaggagaaggaggagatagaggaagaggcctaggtagaggaagaggtagAGAAGAACTTGAAGAGTTGACAGAACCTGAACAAAGAAGACGAGGACCAAATTTGACTCAAGAAATCCGTGCAACACTTATTGACCATGTTCTCAACCATGGACTGACACTGATGGAAGCTGGACAAAGAGTTCAACCAAATCTCAGCAGAAATACTGTTGCGTCAGTAATTCGGACATTTCATCGAGAAAACAG GATTGAGGGTCGAGGACACCAAGGTGGAAGGGGCCCTATGTTCACCCGTGCACAAGAGGCCGCCATAGTGAACATGATTGTGGCCAATAATTGTATCAGGCTGCGAGAAATCCAAGCCAATATCATCAACGATGACCGTATTTTCAATAACATCCACCGAGTCTCTCTGTCAACATTAGCTCGAATCCTCAAGAAAAAGCAAGTACACATGAAGCAACTATATCGGGTACCATTTGACAGAAATTCAGAGAGAGTGAAACATCTGCGCtctgaatatgtggag AGAGTCTTGCAAATGGATGCAGAACAAATTCAGCATGAATTTATATATGTGGATGAGGCTGGATTTAACCTTGCAAAAACACGAAGACGAGGGAGAAATGTAATTGGACACAGGGCAATCACCAATGTGCCAGGGCAGCGAGGGGGTAACATCACCCTCTGCGCTGCTATCACACAAAAT GCCATGGAGCAGGCATGTGATCAAATCGACGCAGCTTCTGTGCAGGGGTGGATTCGTCACTCAAGGCGATTCTTCTAA